The following proteins are encoded in a genomic region of Oncorhynchus keta strain PuntledgeMale-10-30-2019 chromosome 6, Oket_V2, whole genome shotgun sequence:
- the LOC118384854 gene encoding bile salt-activated lipase-like: MPSESSSLLLSARTYSYLFSEPSRMAGIVQPYPSWMEADHADDLQYVFGKPFTTPLAYWPSHRDVSRYLIADRTNFARTGDPNNGESKVPVTWPAYTTSGQKYLEINAHMNKNYVHEKMRVRFVNWWSNIFPSLPSV, translated from the exons ATGCCCAGTGAGTCTTCCTCATTGTTACT ATCTGCACGCACCTACTCCTACCTCTTTTCGGAGCCCAGCCGCATGGCCGGGATAGTCCAACCTTACCCCAGCTGGATGGAGGCTGACCATGCTGATGACCTGCAGTATGTGTTCGGCAAGCCCTTCACAACACCCCTGGCATACTGGCCCAGCCACCGTGACGTCTCCAGATACTTGATTGCCGACAGGACCAACTTCGCCAGGACTGG AGACCCCAACAACGGGGAGTCGAAGGTGCCTGTGACCTGGCCTGCATACACCACCTCTGGGCAAAAGTACCTGGAGATCAATGCCCACATGAACAAGAACTACGTCCATGAGAAGATGAGGGTGCGCTTTGTGAACTGGTGGTCTAACATTTTTCCCAGCCTGCCCTCCGTCTGA